Within Nocardioides rotundus, the genomic segment ACCGCGCTCGGCGACGCGCTCAAGGGCGTCACCGGCTGACGTGGCGAAGCACGCTCCCGACCTCCCCTCGCAGGTCTCCCCACCGCAGTTCGCCCTCAACGCGACCGACCTCTCCGCCGTCCGCGGAGCCGACGCTCTCGGGGTCGCCGCCTATCCCGGACCCGACGGTCCGCTCCTCGACGCCTCCGGCGACGATCTCGCCGAGTCCCTCGGCGTCGACCTCCTCGGTGCGCTCGAGCTGGCCGGAGCCACCGGCAGCGCGGGCGCGCTGACGACGACGTACGCCGTCGTCGAGGGCCGGCCCGTCGCCGTGCACGTCGTGGGCGTCGGCGACCAGACGCTGCGGGACTACCGTCGGGCCGGCGCCGCGCTGGCGCGCGCCGCCCGCGACCGCACCTCGCTCGCGACCTCGGTGGTCGCCGAGGCACCGGACGACGCGCTGGGTGCGTTCGTGGTCGGTGCCGTGCTGGGCTCCTTCGGCTTCAGCTGGCGGTCCGAGGGCCCCGAGCACCGGCCGGTCGAGCGGATCGTGCTGACCGGGCTCGAGGGCGACGACGCCGACGCCGAGCTGCACCGGGCCCTCGCGCTCGGCGGCGCCGGCTGGATGGCGCGCCGCCTGGCCACCACGCCCTCGAACCTCAAGGACCCGGCCTGGCTGGCCGGACAGGCCGAGCGGGTCGCTGAGGACAGCGGCCTGTC encodes:
- a CDS encoding M17 family metallopeptidase codes for the protein MAKHAPDLPSQVSPPQFALNATDLSAVRGADALGVAAYPGPDGPLLDASGDDLAESLGVDLLGALELAGATGSAGALTTTYAVVEGRPVAVHVVGVGDQTLRDYRRAGAALARAARDRTSLATSVVAEAPDDALGAFVVGAVLGSFGFSWRSEGPEHRPVERIVLTGLEGDDADAELHRALALGGAGWMARRLATTPSNLKDPAWLAGQAERVAEDSGLSVEVWDEQRLAKEGMGGILGVGQASVSPPRG